Proteins encoded by one window of Salicibibacter halophilus:
- a CDS encoding DctP family TRAP transporter solute-binding subunit, which yields MKRVLACALLCLCFILTACQMGASNAEDDAEYHIRASHAVAQDQSTHLALEQFKETIEDESDERIRVDIYPAGQLYASERSSIEAVQQGNVEMTVTASAPLAGFDSSFLAIDLPFLFDSHEEAYEALDGEFGQTLLERLPDIGLQGLTFAETGMRHLQNNEGPIESPEDMQPLNIRAMENEVHLEMFRAMGANSQPYPFGELYSALQQNVMNAMEGPYNLVYTSSLHEVQDYLTISAHSYTPTIVFMNDDFYMDLPEDLRAIVDDAADDYRDEQRVMAREQDEEAFEVLEEHMEINEWSEEERQVFIDQTAYLYEAFEDEIDSEIMELIEPYRND from the coding sequence ATGAAACGAGTTCTGGCGTGTGCTTTATTATGCCTATGTTTTATATTGACGGCTTGCCAAATGGGTGCTTCTAATGCCGAGGATGATGCGGAGTATCATATTCGCGCCTCACATGCTGTCGCACAAGACCAATCGACCCATCTCGCATTAGAACAGTTTAAGGAAACGATTGAAGACGAATCTGATGAGCGTATTCGTGTTGATATTTACCCGGCCGGCCAGCTGTATGCGTCCGAACGTTCGTCCATTGAAGCCGTTCAACAAGGCAATGTGGAAATGACTGTTACCGCATCTGCTCCTTTAGCCGGTTTCGATAGCAGCTTTCTTGCGATTGACCTTCCGTTTTTGTTCGATAGCCATGAAGAAGCATATGAAGCGTTGGATGGGGAGTTTGGACAAACGCTGTTGGAGCGGTTGCCAGACATTGGGCTCCAAGGTCTTACTTTTGCGGAGACAGGGATGCGCCACCTCCAAAATAATGAGGGTCCAATTGAGTCTCCGGAGGATATGCAACCCCTAAATATCCGTGCAATGGAAAATGAGGTGCATCTTGAAATGTTTCGGGCGATGGGGGCAAACTCGCAACCTTATCCTTTTGGAGAGCTTTATTCAGCCTTGCAACAAAACGTGATGAACGCGATGGAAGGGCCTTACAATCTTGTCTATACGAGTAGCTTACATGAAGTTCAAGACTATCTAACGATTAGCGCTCACAGTTATACACCGACGATCGTTTTTATGAATGATGATTTTTATATGGATCTACCCGAGGACCTTAGAGCAATTGTAGATGATGCGGCTGACGATTATCGAGATGAGCAAAGAGTTATGGCTCGCGAACAAGATGAAGAAGCTTTTGAAGTATTGGAAGAGCACATGGAAATTAATGAATGGTCGGAAGAAGAGAGACAAGTCTTTATCGATCAAACTGCTTATTTATATGAAGCGTTTGAAGATGAGATTGATTCGGAAATCATGGAATTGATCGAGCCCTATCGGAATGACTAA